In Bacteroides cellulosilyticus, the genomic stretch CACCTTTACCCGTCCCGACCGTATTTCTGATATTGCCGCCCTGCATCCCGACCTGGTTATACTTTCTTTCGGAACGAACGAAAGCCATAACCGACGTTATAACACCCTGTTGCACTACCGACAAATGGATGAACTGGTGCGTATGCTTCGCGACAGTCTGCCCAATGTACCCTTACTGATGACAACTCCTCCCGGTTCCTACGACAGTTTCCGGAAAAGTCGCCGCCGCCGCACCTATTCCATTAATCCCCGTACTGCTATTGCCGTAGAAACCATGCGTCGCTTTGCTGATGACAACGGTCTTGCCGTGTGGGATATGTACGAAGCGGTGGGAGGGAGACAGCGTGCTTGTCTGAACTGGCAGGAAGCAAAATTGATGCGTCCGGACCATGTACATTATCTTCCCGAAGGATATGTACTGCAAGGTGAATTGTTTTATCAAGCTCTTTTAAAAGCCTATAATGATTATGTGGGATATTGACTTTAACCGTCTGCGAGACGTATTCGTTTATGACCCGCAAGCGCCGATGATATTCAGTAGCGGCATTTTCTTGTGGTTGTTTGCAGCATTTATACTGGTTTATCTGCTGTTGCAACGCCGTCTGACTGCACGCTTGTTGTTTGTTACCGCATTCTCCTATTATTTTTATTATAAAAGTAGCGGAACTTACTTTTTCCTGCTGGCACTTGTCACGGTAAGCGATTTCTTTATTGCTCGTTTTATGGCAGGTACTTCCGTAGGCTGGAAACGTAAGGCAAGTGTTGTGCTTAGCCTTGCTATTAATCTTGGTTTGCTTGCATACTTCAAATATACTAATTTTCTGGGAGATGTCTTTGCTTCGCTGGTAGGCGGTACGTTTCATCATTACGATATATTCCTTCCTGTGGGCATTTCTTTCTTTACTTTCCAGTCACTTAGCTATACCATTGATGTTTATCGCAAAGATATAACTCCTCTTACTAATTTGCTGGATTATGCTTTTTACGTATCCTTCTTCCCACAATTGGTGGCAGGCCCTATTGTACGTGCCCGTGACTTTATCCCACAGATACGCCGTCCTTTGTTCGTATCCCATGAGATGTTCGGAAGGGGGATATTCCTGATTGCAAGCGGTCTGTTCAAGAAAGCGATTATTTCGGATTATATCAGTGTGAACTTTGTAGAACGTATTTTTGATAATCCTACGCTCTATTCCGGAGTAGAGAATCTGATGGGTGTTTATGGATATGCCTTGCAAATCTATTGCGACTTTTCCGGATACAGTGATATGGCTATCGGAATAGCCTTGTTGTTAGGTTTTCATTTTAATAAGAACTTTGATTCTCCTTATAAGTCCGCTTCCATTACAGAGTTTTGGCGGCGATGGCACATTTCGCTTTCCAGTTGGCTGAAAGATTATCTCTATATATCTTTGGGTGGAAACCGGAAAGGAAAGATTCGCCAGTATGCCAATCTTGTCATTACCATGTTTTTGGGTGGTTTGTGGCATGGGGCTTCCTGGAACTTTGTCATTTGGGGATTGTTCCATGGTATTGCTTTGGCGGCACATAAATTCTGGATGACATTGACCGGAAGAAAGAAAGGAGAAGAAAGCCACGGCATCCGCCGTTTCTTCGGTATACTGATCACATTCCACTTTGTTTGTTTCTGCTGGATATTCTTCCGTAATGTGGACTTTTCCACTTCTTTGGATATGATCAAACAGATCTGTACCACTTTCCGTCCGCAACTTTTCCCGCAACTGATTGCAGGCTATTGGGAAGTGTTTGCACTGATGGCATTGGGTTTCTTTCTGCATTTCTGCCCTGATCGTTGGGAGAACGCTTGCTGTAAAACAGTAACCCGCCTTCCCCTTATGGGAAAGGCGGCTCTGATGCTTGCTTTAATTTACTTGGTAATCCAGATGAAGAGTACGGAGATTCAGCCTTTCATTTACTTCCAGTTCTGATAGTCTCACTCTCAAACTCTTTCAGTTCTGCCAGTCCTTGCTCTACTTCTTTGATTTTTTGTTCGTGCTGCTTCATTTTCGTATAACTGTAGATGCAGCCCACAATCATCACTGTCAATACGGGCACGAAAGCGTAGGGATTGGTAATTTTACTCTCTGAAATCATAAAGACTATTACGGAGCCAAGGCCGAGAATAGTACCGTACTTCTTGTTATAGCTATAAAATCTTCTGTATTTCAAGACGGTACGGGTCAACTCATTTACTTTCATGTAGTTCAGCTTAAACTTGGATAAGCTATAGAGGATTGCCAATTGAAACAGTAAGGCCAGAAACATCACAGTTTCCAGAAGTATGAAAGAACTCAGTTTCATATTGATTCCCAGGAACCTGTTTACGGGCAGTACAATCAGGCCGCAGAGCAGGATTATATAAAGTCCCCGTAATTCCTGGTTATAAATACTGTCATAAGCAGATTTTGTTTTACTTGCAACCATTTCTTCGATGATCCTCTTGTTTAATATCTCATTTTGTTCTAAACGCTCGTTCAGGACATTCCAACTATTTTTCATTTCATCTAAATTCATTATTCGTCAGTTTTAGGAGTTAGACATGTTTTTCAGATTCTCTTTGATGCGATAGAGTTTTACGGCCACATAATTCTTGGAGATACCCAATATATCGGCAATTTCCTGATGACTCCGTTCTTCAAGCCAAAGCAAAATCAGCGCGCGTTCCAATTTGCCCAGCATGTTTATCATACGATAAAGTTCACGGAGTTGGGATGTCTTTTCTTCTTCATCGGCAAAGGCAGATTCCAGGTCGATAGTGATGGGAATCACGACCGGTCTTGAATTGGATTTGCGGAAAAAGGAGATACAGGTATTCAACGCAATCCGATAAACCCAGGTAGATGCTTTGCACTCGCCCCGGAAGCGAGGAAAAGATTTCCATAGATTTATCACGGTCTCTTGATACAGATCATTGAGACTGTCGTTGTCTGTGGCATAGATATAGCAGATCTTGTAGATAATCTGTTTATACTCTGTCACGAAGTCGACGAATTGCTTTTCCAACTTTTTAGTGTCCATAATTTAACTCTTTACTTCATTAGTCGCATGGCAGAGCATTCGATTACAAGCTTTGAGAATAATTATTCAGATACGAATTGAGCGAATTATACGGATTTGCAATTAAAAGAATCCGTATAATTCGCTCAATCAGCGTTATGAGAAATGATACTGAGTGGTCTTCCTGTATTTTATCAGTTCACCTCTATTTCATCAATGAACATATAAGCTGCTTTTCCTTCGCCTGCATGTCCTTTCGGCAGGGCAGGGCTACGCTTGATAACAACTTTCACATACCGTGCTTTTACCGGATCAAAAGTTATCTCATAGTTTTCCACACCTTTCTTATCAATATTTGTTTCAGCAGGAATATCCTTAACGGCTACTTCGCGGAACTCTTTATTATCGTCAGATACAGAGACTACCAACCCTGTACTTCCCATAATCCAGGCACTCATATCGACAATGGCGTTCGTAGCTACCCGTTTGATTTCTGTTTCCTGTCCCAGGTCGATGATGGCTTCCACATCACCACCTACAAAACCTAACCAAGCTCCGGTGGCATAGCTATCGTTTCCCTTCATACCGTCTACCAAAGTGATAGCACCTCCGAATTTATACTTTTCCGAAGGCTGGAAGGTCAGTTCGATAGGGCAATATGTAGCCTTATTGAAAGAAATCTTCTTATTCACCACTTTGCTCTTTCCTTCCGGGCGGATAACCACTGCCTGGAAATCTGCTGTTTCAGTAATGGCAACAGGTTCTGTGTATTTCAATGAAGTTGTGGTCGGTTCGGTTCCATCTAATGTATAATAAATAGGAGCGTCATCAATAGTACTCAATGTAACGACTACCGCTTTCTTGGCAACATCCGGTGTGAAGTCGACCTTCAGATCGAATACATGCTTGGCATAGTTGAAACCATCTCTTTGATAGAACTTCATCAGGCGGGCCAGACGTTTAGTGAAATCTTTGAAATCCTTCTTTTCGGGCTGTGTCCATTGTACTTCGGCAAGGGCAGCCATACGAGGCAATACCATGTATTCCACGTGTTCTGTGGTAGTTATGTACTCTGTCCATAAGTTGGCTTGGGCACCAATGATATGTTTTTTCTGTTCTTCATTCAGATCGAAAGTAGGATCCAGACTGTATACCTTTTCTATGGGTACATATCCACCGATACCCAGCGGTTCATCCTTGGTGTCTGCCGTCTGATAATAATCGAAATAGCAATAGGTATTGGGTGTCATAATTACATCATGTCCCATTTGTGCGGCTTTTATACCTCCGGATGCTCCGCGCCATGACATTACTGTTGCATTGGGTGCTACATCTCCTTCCAGAATTTCGTCCCAGCCGATAATCCGGCGTCCCTTGCTGTTCAGGAACTTCTCGATACGTGTCATGCAATAACTTTGCAGGCGATCTTCTGCCGTATGGTTTTTATCCGCTTTCAGCCCTTCCGCTTTGATACGCGCCTGACATTTCGGACATTCTTTCCATCGGTCACGTGGAGCTTCATCGCCACCGATATGTACATACTCTGATGGGAATATTTCGATGATTTCACTCATTACATCTTCCAGGAATTGCATGGTTTTATCATTACCGATGCAGAGTACGTCTTCAAATACACCCCAACGCGGACACACTTCATATGGACCACCCGTACATCCCATTTC encodes the following:
- a CDS encoding MBOAT family O-acyltransferase encodes the protein MIMWDIDFNRLRDVFVYDPQAPMIFSSGIFLWLFAAFILVYLLLQRRLTARLLFVTAFSYYFYYKSSGTYFFLLALVTVSDFFIARFMAGTSVGWKRKASVVLSLAINLGLLAYFKYTNFLGDVFASLVGGTFHHYDIFLPVGISFFTFQSLSYTIDVYRKDITPLTNLLDYAFYVSFFPQLVAGPIVRARDFIPQIRRPLFVSHEMFGRGIFLIASGLFKKAIISDYISVNFVERIFDNPTLYSGVENLMGVYGYALQIYCDFSGYSDMAIGIALLLGFHFNKNFDSPYKSASITEFWRRWHISLSSWLKDYLYISLGGNRKGKIRQYANLVITMFLGGLWHGASWNFVIWGLFHGIALAAHKFWMTLTGRKKGEESHGIRRFFGILITFHFVCFCWIFFRNVDFSTSLDMIKQICTTFRPQLFPQLIAGYWEVFALMALGFFLHFCPDRWENACCKTVTRLPLMGKAALMLALIYLVIQMKSTEIQPFIYFQF
- a CDS encoding RNA polymerase sigma factor, with translation MDTKKLEKQFVDFVTEYKQIIYKICYIYATDNDSLNDLYQETVINLWKSFPRFRGECKASTWVYRIALNTCISFFRKSNSRPVVIPITIDLESAFADEEEKTSQLRELYRMINMLGKLERALILLWLEERSHQEIADILGISKNYVAVKLYRIKENLKNMSNS
- a CDS encoding glycoside hydrolase family 20 protein, whose product is MRKLNHALLAGALALACASCTAEKEANYQVIPLPQEVSLTQGNPFKLNENVLIAYPENNALLQRNAEFLSEYIQQATNYAPKTKAIAAGEQVKNAIVLGLDPGIANKEGYVLTTTPEGISINGQTENGVFYGIQTLRKSIPAEAKGATILIPAGEIKDEPRFSYRGMHLDVGRHFFPKEFIKKYIDLLALHNMNTFHWHLTEDQGWRIEIKKYPKLTEIGSQRSRTVIGKNTQEYDNTPYGGFYTQEEAKEIVKYAQERYITVIPEVDLPGHMLAALAAYPEMGCTGGPYEVCPRWGVFEDVLCIGNDKTMQFLEDVMSEIIEIFPSEYVHIGGDEAPRDRWKECPKCQARIKAEGLKADKNHTAEDRLQSYCMTRIEKFLNSKGRRIIGWDEILEGDVAPNATVMSWRGASGGIKAAQMGHDVIMTPNTYCYFDYYQTADTKDEPLGIGGYVPIEKVYSLDPTFDLNEEQKKHIIGAQANLWTEYITTTEHVEYMVLPRMAALAEVQWTQPEKKDFKDFTKRLARLMKFYQRDGFNYAKHVFDLKVDFTPDVAKKAVVVTLSTIDDAPIYYTLDGTEPTTTSLKYTEPVAITETADFQAVVIRPEGKSKVVNKKISFNKATYCPIELTFQPSEKYKFGGAITLVDGMKGNDSYATGAWLGFVGGDVEAIIDLGQETEIKRVATNAIVDMSAWIMGSTGLVVSVSDDNKEFREVAVKDIPAETNIDKKGVENYEITFDPVKARYVKVVIKRSPALPKGHAGEGKAAYMFIDEIEVN